A part of Candidatus Manganitrophaceae bacterium genomic DNA contains:
- a CDS encoding sodium:proton antiporter has product MKAACVFLIVYGVGLAEPLWAASEATPSPVHPLWMIPFWLLLLMIAVAPFIHETWWEHNYPPVALGLGCLIAVYYSAGRGETGRVWNTASEYISFIALVGSLYTVTGGVWVHIQKRATPLMNTGLLLIGSILSNLVGTTGASVLLIRAYLRMNRGRVHGYHLVFFIFLVGNVSGMLTPVGDPPLFLGYLKGIPFFWPLQALWPIWGVSVAMLLGLFYLIDRRTPALAATNSSEQEEGEKTVWIEGKINFLFLIIILISLFQPSPLREISLIVSAMAGYALSKKEILERNGFNFIPIKEVAILFFGIFMTMIPTLDWLTSNAAELGLSAPIQFFWITGLLSAMLDNAPTYLTFLSAAFGLYHLNIDLNGDVGRFLTEHAIYLRAVSAGAVLFGAMTYIGNAPNFLVKTIATQAGIAVPTFLGYTKYSVVILMPLFLLIGFLFFS; this is encoded by the coding sequence ATGAAAGCAGCGTGCGTTTTCCTGATCGTGTACGGCGTCGGCCTTGCGGAGCCGCTCTGGGCCGCAAGCGAGGCGACCCCTTCTCCCGTTCATCCGCTCTGGATGATCCCTTTCTGGCTTCTTCTCCTGATGATCGCCGTGGCCCCGTTTATCCATGAAACGTGGTGGGAGCACAATTACCCGCCGGTGGCGCTCGGATTGGGGTGTTTGATCGCCGTCTATTATTCGGCGGGGCGGGGGGAAACCGGGCGGGTGTGGAATACCGCTTCAGAATATATCAGCTTCATCGCCCTGGTCGGATCGCTTTACACCGTCACCGGCGGCGTCTGGGTTCATATCCAGAAGAGGGCGACCCCCCTGATGAACACCGGCCTTCTCCTGATTGGTTCGATTCTCTCGAACCTGGTCGGAACGACGGGTGCTTCCGTGCTCCTCATCCGGGCCTATCTGCGGATGAACAGAGGGCGGGTGCACGGTTATCATCTCGTTTTTTTTATCTTCCTGGTCGGGAACGTCAGCGGGATGTTGACGCCGGTGGGAGACCCTCCTCTCTTTCTCGGTTATCTGAAAGGGATTCCGTTTTTCTGGCCGCTGCAGGCGCTCTGGCCGATCTGGGGGGTGAGCGTGGCGATGTTGCTGGGGCTCTTTTACCTCATCGATCGACGGACCCCGGCGCTCGCGGCGACGAACTCGTCCGAACAGGAGGAGGGGGAAAAGACGGTTTGGATCGAGGGAAAGATTAATTTCCTGTTTTTGATCATCATCTTGATTTCTCTTTTTCAGCCTTCTCCGCTTCGGGAGATTTCTCTGATTGTGTCGGCGATGGCCGGTTATGCCTTGTCGAAGAAGGAGATCCTCGAGAGGAACGGCTTTAATTTTATTCCGATCAAAGAGGTGGCGATTTTGTTTTTCGGTATCTTTATGACGATGATTCCGACGCTTGACTGGCTCACATCCAATGCCGCCGAACTCGGCCTCTCGGCGCCGATCCAATTTTTCTGGATCACCGGTCTTCTCTCGGCGATGTTGGACAATGCCCCCACCTATCTCACCTTTCTAAGCGCCGCATTCGGCCTTTACCACCTCAATATCGATCTGAACGGCGATGTCGGCCGCTTTCTGACGGAGCATGCAATTTATCTGAGAGCCGTCTCGGCCGGGGCGGTCCTCTTCGGCGCGATGACCTATATCGGGAATGCGCCGAATTTCCTGGTGAAGACGATCGCCACGCAGGCGGGGATTGCGGTTCCGACGTTTTTAGGCTATACGAAGTACTCCGTTGTGATTTTAATGCCGCTTTTTTTGTTGATCGGCTTTTTATTTTTTTCGTAG
- a CDS encoding Gfo/Idh/MocA family oxidoreductase: MTNVAIIGGGRGGTSLIEIFYNDPLVRIVGVADVDKGAPGIRLARKFKIPVTQDYRKLLRSKQVDLVIDVTGNESLEEILHASRRPGVAIIGGPSAKFMWQLIEERIKSKDEIERHLLEYQSLYRLYVKEVELAIAEERTRIACDIHDGLVQTLVGLNYRLDYCADQMEKQPAVALQTIRETKSLLKEAISEAREVVFNLRPIYLDRAGFFPSIKKYLKTYTRQYQIETRLDAAGEEADVPSQAKIFVFRIVQEALANVQKHARAKQVEIRIQIYPKRLTATIADDGIGFDFKLNKLDLPASNSFGLKSIMERARLLGGKASIISRKGQGTQVRIEIPLSKEERP, from the coding sequence GTGACGAATGTGGCGATCATCGGCGGCGGACGCGGCGGGACCTCTCTGATTGAGATCTTCTACAATGACCCGCTGGTCCGGATCGTCGGGGTGGCCGATGTCGACAAAGGGGCGCCGGGAATCCGCCTCGCCCGAAAGTTCAAGATTCCGGTCACCCAAGATTACCGAAAGCTCCTCCGGTCGAAACAGGTCGATCTGGTGATCGATGTCACCGGAAACGAATCGCTCGAAGAGATCCTCCATGCCTCCCGCCGTCCCGGGGTGGCGATCATCGGGGGACCTTCGGCGAAATTTATGTGGCAGTTGATTGAAGAGCGGATCAAAAGCAAAGATGAGATTGAACGGCACCTCCTCGAATACCAGTCGCTCTACCGCCTCTATGTAAAAGAGGTCGAGCTCGCCATTGCAGAGGAGCGGACGCGGATCGCCTGCGACATCCACGACGGATTGGTCCAGACCTTGGTCGGATTAAACTACCGCCTCGACTACTGCGCCGATCAGATGGAGAAGCAGCCGGCGGTGGCGCTTCAAACGATCCGGGAGACCAAATCGCTCCTCAAAGAGGCCATCTCCGAGGCCCGGGAGGTCGTCTTCAATCTCCGGCCGATTTATCTCGACCGCGCCGGCTTTTTTCCGTCGATCAAAAAATATCTAAAAACGTATACGCGGCAATATCAAATCGAGACCCGACTTGACGCGGCCGGCGAGGAAGCCGACGTTCCCTCACAGGCAAAGATCTTCGTCTTCCGGATTGTCCAGGAAGCGCTCGCCAATGTTCAAAAACATGCGCGGGCCAAGCAGGTCGAAATCCGAATTCAAATCTATCCGAAGCGGCTCACCGCCACCATTGCCGACGATGGGATCGGCTTTGATTTCAAGTTAAACAAGCTCGACCTGCCCGCCTCCAATTCTTTCGGCCTGAAGTCGATCATGGAGCGCGCCCGGCTGCTCGGGGGCAAAGCGTCGATTATCAGCCGCAAGGGGCAAGGAACGCAAGTTCGGATTGAAATCCCCCTCTCCAAAGAGGAGAGACCGTGA
- a CDS encoding response regulator transcription factor, translating into MSKIRILIADDHRVVREGLAAILKSRSDMDVIGEATNGIEVIEKAKALRPDVILMDVSMPQMNGIEATRAIRKLLPQIGIVVLTMHDDDATIFDLVGAGVHGYILKEADSSEVVKAIQSIYRGESVIHPSIARKLLVEFSETGRSAHSSNEKKAPARHAYNLSAREIDVLRRVAKGKTNKEIAGDLTLSEKTIKNHVRNIFHKMRVFDRTEAAIKGVQEGIINLERGRGIEEKGDPPNGR; encoded by the coding sequence GTGAGTAAAATCCGAATTCTGATCGCCGACGACCATCGCGTGGTCCGAGAGGGACTGGCCGCCATTCTGAAGAGCCGGAGCGACATGGATGTGATCGGCGAGGCGACCAACGGGATCGAGGTCATCGAGAAGGCCAAAGCGCTCCGGCCGGATGTGATCCTGATGGATGTCTCGATGCCGCAAATGAATGGAATCGAAGCGACCCGGGCGATTCGAAAGCTTCTCCCCCAGATTGGAATCGTCGTCCTCACAATGCACGATGATGATGCAACGATCTTCGACCTGGTCGGCGCCGGCGTCCATGGCTATATCTTGAAAGAGGCCGACTCTTCCGAGGTGGTCAAGGCGATTCAATCGATTTACCGGGGAGAGTCGGTGATTCATCCCTCCATCGCACGAAAGCTCTTGGTGGAATTCTCCGAGACCGGCCGGTCGGCCCATTCGAGCAACGAAAAGAAAGCGCCGGCGCGCCACGCATACAACCTCAGCGCCAGAGAAATTGACGTCCTGCGGCGGGTGGCGAAGGGGAAAACCAACAAAGAGATCGCCGGCGACTTAACGCTGAGCGAGAAGACGATCAAAAACCATGTCAGGAATATCTTTCATAAGATGCGGGTCTTTGATCGGACCGAGGCGGCAATCAAAGGGGTTCAGGAGGGAATCATCAACCTCGAGCGAGGGCGGGGGATCGAAGAGAAGGGAGATCCCCCGAACGGACGGTAG